The Prochlorococcus marinus str. MIT 9301 genome window below encodes:
- a CDS encoding PD-(D/E)XK nuclease family protein: MSEIIKLSRSTVEKYISCPRCCVLDKKYQIKPPSLPFTLNIAVDNLCKNEFDYYRKIQEPHPLFTKHGIDAKPFKHKDLERWRSNFQGIRYKSIEHNYDFGGAVDDIWQKKNGDLIIVDVKATSRNNFDWSETFNKYEYAKAYKRQLEMYQWLFKKNGFQVAKEAYLLYFNGKKNEESFNNQLNFDVHLIKLDCSTSWVEQKIIDTVNLLRSDNFPKPSLNCEYCNYLKKRWKLSIT; the protein is encoded by the coding sequence ATGAGCGAGATTATCAAATTAAGTCGATCTACTGTTGAGAAATATATTAGTTGTCCAAGATGTTGTGTACTCGACAAAAAATATCAAATAAAACCACCATCATTACCATTTACTTTAAATATTGCTGTAGACAATTTATGTAAAAATGAATTTGATTACTACAGAAAAATTCAGGAGCCTCATCCTTTATTTACTAAACATGGTATTGATGCTAAGCCTTTTAAACACAAAGATTTAGAACGTTGGAGAAGTAATTTTCAAGGGATAAGATATAAGTCAATTGAACATAATTATGATTTTGGTGGAGCAGTGGATGATATTTGGCAGAAAAAAAATGGTGATCTTATTATTGTTGATGTAAAAGCAACATCTAGAAATAATTTTGATTGGTCTGAGACTTTTAATAAGTACGAATATGCAAAAGCTTACAAGAGACAATTAGAAATGTATCAGTGGTTATTTAAAAAAAACGGTTTTCAAGTAGCTAAAGAAGCTTATCTTTTATATTTCAATGGAAAGAAAAATGAAGAGTCATTTAATAACCAATTAAATTTTGATGTACATCTAATTAAATTAGATTGTTCTACGTCATGGGTAGAACAAAAGATAATTGATACTGTAAATTTATTACGTTCGGATAATTTCCCCAAACCTTCCTTAAATTGCGAATACTGTAATTATTTAAAGAAGCGTTGGAAGTTATCGATAACTTAA
- a CDS encoding diflavin flavoprotein: protein MSEINISLLSENQNLSKFEIADNFTCIRFLDRQKERFELEFNLEKGTSFNTFFIRNNEELLIIHPPEKQYLNSFIEIISNFFNQYKLKKINFISGHINPQIIETIKNVSKRFQDLTITCSNPGFKLISELWNQRNPNLEEFFEIQLPKINIVKKELNLELSNISLELIPIPTARWPGGLIIYERNQEILLSEKIFSAHIASEYWSETNRISTEIDRKHFYDCLMAPMSNQVVSITEKIADYDIKTIAPLHGPAIEYSLKSFFNDYIRWGENLSTNNPKIALIYASAYGNTASIGDALAKGINRTSVEVESINCEFTSNDVLIKSIHNADGYLIGSPTLGGHAPTPIVSALGTLLAEGNRDKPVGIFGSFGWSGEAIDLLESKLKDGGFQFSFDPIRIKFSPNKPKIKELEEIGTHFGRKIIKKAKKKPRKSDTGMITSKTDPKLQALGRVIGSLCVLTASKGKDENNIKGAMLASWVSQASFSPPGLSIAVAKDRSVESLLQIGDSFALNILSEKDFKEPLKRFTKPFSPGEDRFEGINIELTPNEQIIIPNSLAWLEAAVKERMECGDHWVIYAEVLHGNILKSDCLTAVHHRKTGANY from the coding sequence ATGTCCGAGATTAATATAAGCTTACTTTCAGAAAATCAAAACTTATCAAAATTTGAAATTGCTGATAATTTTACTTGCATCAGATTTCTAGATCGTCAAAAAGAAAGATTTGAACTTGAGTTTAATCTCGAAAAAGGAACCTCTTTTAACACTTTTTTCATAAGAAATAATGAAGAACTTCTTATTATTCATCCACCTGAAAAGCAATATTTAAATTCATTTATTGAGATAATATCTAACTTTTTTAATCAATATAAATTAAAAAAAATTAACTTCATATCTGGACATATCAATCCTCAAATCATAGAAACCATAAAAAACGTTAGTAAGCGATTTCAAGACTTAACTATAACTTGCTCAAATCCTGGCTTCAAACTTATTAGTGAACTTTGGAATCAAAGAAATCCTAACTTAGAAGAATTTTTTGAAATTCAATTACCCAAAATAAACATAGTCAAAAAGGAACTTAATTTAGAATTAAGTAATATTTCATTAGAGTTAATTCCTATTCCAACTGCGCGTTGGCCTGGAGGTCTAATCATTTATGAACGTAATCAAGAAATACTTCTAAGTGAAAAAATTTTCTCTGCACACATTGCATCTGAATATTGGTCTGAGACGAATCGAATTAGTACAGAAATTGATAGAAAACACTTTTATGATTGTTTGATGGCACCAATGTCTAATCAAGTTGTATCAATAACTGAAAAAATTGCAGACTATGACATTAAAACTATTGCACCATTACATGGGCCAGCTATCGAATATAGCTTAAAAAGCTTTTTCAATGACTATATTCGATGGGGAGAGAATCTCTCCACAAATAATCCTAAGATCGCTCTTATTTATGCAAGTGCATATGGAAATACAGCCTCAATTGGAGATGCATTGGCCAAAGGGATAAATAGAACTTCTGTTGAAGTAGAAAGTATTAATTGTGAATTTACATCAAATGATGTACTTATAAAATCCATCCACAATGCTGATGGATATTTAATAGGATCTCCCACTCTTGGTGGACACGCCCCAACTCCTATAGTAAGTGCACTAGGAACATTGTTAGCAGAGGGTAATAGAGATAAGCCAGTTGGGATTTTTGGTAGTTTTGGGTGGAGCGGCGAGGCGATAGATTTACTTGAATCAAAATTGAAAGACGGCGGTTTTCAGTTTAGTTTTGATCCTATAAGAATTAAATTCAGTCCAAATAAACCAAAAATTAAGGAGCTAGAAGAAATAGGAACTCACTTTGGGAGAAAAATTATAAAGAAAGCTAAGAAAAAACCTAGAAAATCAGATACTGGAATGATTACAAGTAAAACAGATCCAAAGTTGCAAGCTCTTGGAAGAGTAATTGGTTCGCTTTGTGTCCTAACAGCCTCCAAAGGCAAAGATGAGAATAATATTAAAGGAGCTATGCTTGCATCTTGGGTTAGTCAAGCAAGTTTTTCGCCTCCGGGGTTAAGTATTGCAGTAGCAAAAGATAGATCGGTAGAGTCTCTTCTACAAATAGGAGATTCATTCGCATTGAATATTTTAAGTGAAAAAGATTTTAAAGAACCTTTGAAAAGATTCACAAAACCTTTTTCACCTGGTGAAGATAGATTTGAAGGTATAAATATTGAATTAACCCCAAATGAACAGATAATAATTCCTAACTCTCTAGCATGGTTAGAAGCGGCTGTAAAAGAACGAATGGAATGTGGAGATCATTGGGTAATATACGCTGAAGTACTACACGGTAATATACTAAAATCCGATTGTCTAACAGCAGTTCATCACCGTAAAACAGGTGCTAACTATTAA
- the alaS gene encoding alanine--tRNA ligase, which translates to MTSQLIKKIVTGDEIRNAFLKFYSEKLHKIIPSASLIPDDPTVMLTIAGMLPFKPVFLGLKERPSKRATSSQKCIRTNDIENVGVTARHHTFFEMLGNFSFGDYFKREAIQWAWELVTNIYQLSVENIIVSVFHEDEESAKIWIDEIGIHPDRIVKLGEEDNFWSSGKTGPCGPCSELYYDFHPEKGLQNIDLEDGDRFIEFYNLVFMQYNRDQNGKLTDLKFKNIDTGMGLERMAQILQKKQNNYETDLIFPIIQKICEIANIDYFSSDDKNKISLKIIGDHTRAVIHLISDGVAASNLGRGYILRRLIRRMVRHGRLLGITNEFLPHIASVGINLMQNNYPDLKNNNDLILNEIKIEEIRFRETLERGEKLLDELISSGQKLISGFKAFELYDTYGFPLELTVEIAEENSISVDVKGFEEEMNAQKERAKAASSNIDLTLEGSLEREIDLFNKTVFNGYNSLLSEAEIKGIFLDSTLVKQASEGQKVLIVLDQTTFYGESGGQVGDIGTIFSKDVEVLVDNVMRKKNVFLHHGTIKKGILTIGQKVKTNVSSSNRAKAAANHTATHLLQSALKLIVNESVGQKGSLVAFNKLRFDFNSSNPISKDQISKIETLVNSWIMENHALEIKNMSKSEALEKGAVAMFGEKYDDEVRVVNVPGVSMELCGGTHVKTTSELGSFKIISEEGISAGVRRIEALSGQSALDYFSDRNALVNQLSDLLKANPNQLFERVNNLQSELINKNKEIQKMKDEIAYFKYSSIKSSAEIVNSFSILVNQIDGLDGNSLQSAALNLTSHLGNKAIVILGGIPNPENRKLLFVVSLGDDAVKIGLHAGKLINEIARICSGGGGGKPNFAQAGAKDIDKLSDAIDYAKNYLQKTLDSHSDK; encoded by the coding sequence ATGACATCTCAACTAATTAAAAAAATAGTTACTGGAGATGAGATAAGAAATGCATTTTTAAAATTTTACAGTGAAAAATTACATAAAATCATTCCAAGTGCATCTTTGATTCCAGATGACCCTACGGTTATGCTCACAATTGCTGGAATGCTACCTTTTAAACCAGTTTTTTTAGGTTTAAAAGAAAGACCATCAAAAAGGGCTACATCTAGCCAAAAGTGCATTAGAACTAATGATATAGAAAATGTTGGAGTTACAGCTAGACATCACACCTTTTTTGAAATGCTTGGTAATTTCTCTTTTGGAGATTATTTTAAACGAGAGGCTATTCAATGGGCTTGGGAATTAGTTACTAATATTTATCAACTTTCTGTTGAAAATATAATTGTGAGTGTTTTTCACGAAGACGAAGAGTCTGCAAAAATTTGGATAGATGAAATTGGTATTCATCCAGATAGGATCGTGAAACTAGGAGAGGAAGATAATTTTTGGTCATCTGGCAAAACAGGCCCATGTGGACCTTGTTCAGAACTTTATTATGATTTTCATCCTGAAAAGGGTCTGCAGAATATTGATTTAGAAGATGGAGATCGTTTTATTGAATTTTATAATCTTGTTTTTATGCAATATAATCGTGATCAAAATGGAAAATTGACAGATTTAAAATTTAAAAATATTGATACAGGAATGGGTCTTGAAAGGATGGCTCAAATACTACAAAAAAAACAAAATAATTATGAAACAGATTTAATTTTTCCAATTATTCAAAAAATTTGTGAGATTGCAAATATTGATTATTTTTCTTCAGATGATAAAAACAAAATTTCTTTAAAAATTATTGGTGATCATACAAGAGCTGTTATTCATTTAATTTCTGATGGGGTAGCAGCAAGTAATCTTGGCAGAGGATATATATTAAGAAGGCTTATTAGAAGAATGGTCAGACATGGGAGATTATTAGGAATAACAAATGAATTTTTACCCCATATTGCTTCTGTCGGAATCAATTTAATGCAAAATAATTATCCTGATTTAAAAAATAATAATGATTTAATTCTGAATGAGATAAAAATTGAAGAAATAAGATTTAGGGAAACTCTCGAAAGAGGAGAGAAATTGCTAGATGAGTTAATTTCTTCAGGGCAGAAATTAATTTCTGGTTTTAAAGCTTTTGAACTTTATGATACTTATGGATTTCCTCTAGAACTTACTGTAGAAATTGCTGAAGAAAATAGTATCAGTGTAGATGTAAAGGGTTTTGAAGAAGAAATGAATGCGCAAAAAGAGAGAGCTAAAGCTGCTTCAAGTAATATTGATTTGACATTAGAGGGATCATTAGAGCGAGAAATAGATCTTTTTAACAAAACTGTTTTTAATGGTTATAATTCACTCCTTTCGGAAGCTGAAATAAAGGGTATATTCTTAGATTCAACATTAGTTAAGCAAGCAAGTGAAGGTCAGAAAGTTTTAATTGTTCTTGATCAGACAACTTTTTACGGAGAATCAGGCGGGCAAGTTGGTGATATTGGGACGATATTTTCAAAAGATGTAGAGGTCTTGGTTGATAATGTTATGCGAAAGAAAAATGTTTTTTTACATCATGGAACGATCAAAAAAGGAATATTAACTATTGGACAAAAAGTTAAGACTAATGTTAGCTCTTCTAATAGAGCTAAGGCTGCTGCAAATCATACAGCTACTCATTTATTACAATCTGCACTTAAATTAATTGTTAATGAAAGTGTTGGACAAAAAGGTTCATTAGTAGCCTTTAATAAATTACGATTTGACTTTAATTCCTCTAATCCTATTTCAAAAGATCAAATTTCTAAGATTGAGACTTTAGTTAACTCTTGGATTATGGAAAATCATGCCCTAGAAATAAAAAATATGTCTAAGAGTGAGGCTCTTGAAAAGGGCGCAGTCGCCATGTTTGGAGAAAAATACGATGATGAAGTGCGCGTTGTTAATGTACCAGGAGTTTCAATGGAACTTTGTGGTGGCACACATGTTAAAACTACATCCGAATTAGGTTCTTTCAAAATAATTAGTGAGGAAGGAATCTCAGCCGGAGTAAGAAGGATCGAAGCATTATCAGGTCAATCAGCATTAGACTATTTCAGCGATAGAAATGCTTTAGTAAATCAACTAAGTGATTTGTTAAAAGCAAATCCTAATCAACTTTTTGAAAGGGTTAATAATTTGCAATCAGAACTTATTAATAAAAATAAAGAGATACAAAAAATGAAAGATGAAATTGCATATTTTAAATACTCATCTATAAAATCATCCGCAGAAATAGTAAATTCTTTTTCAATTTTGGTAAATCAGATAGATGGCTTAGATGGGAATTCTTTGCAATCTGCAGCACTTAATTTAACTTCTCATTTGGGAAATAAAGCAATAGTGATTCTTGGGGGAATACCAAATCCAGAAAATAGAAAGTTGTTATTTGTAGTTTCTTTAGGTGATGATGCAGTAAAAATAGGCTTGCATGCAGGGAAATTAATTAATGAGATTGCAAGAATTTGTTCGGGAGGAGGAGGAGGAAAGCCTAACTTTGCTCAAGCAGGAGCTAAAGATATTGATAAGTTAAGTGATGCTATAGATTATGCTAAAAATTATTTGCAAAAAACATTAGATAGTCATTCTGATAAATAA
- the mrdA gene encoding penicillin-binding protein 2, which yields MIKTSPNKKLISLKRQPLVLLIFSSISFLLILFRLIFLQLLSYESFKEMSDENRIRLIASQPIRGRILDKNGYVLADSRVKYSLIIKPQSVIKSNWEKHKSSLSNLLNIDSNEIQKIYSDGLKNQKLSATILDDLNVDQLIKFKENQDNLISFEIASKLIRNYPYKSLAAHVIGYTQPITESEYKFLSKKGYKLNDLIGRTGIEYVYEDFIRGEWGGEMVEVNSLGKFQRSLGIRPPVQGNDIQLTIDLNLQLVAEEVLKDKKAGAVIVMDPRDGAIRAMTSKPTFDLNFFSKDFKPEKEYNKLFNSPEKPLFNRALNAYDPGSVWKIVTALAGLESGKFPRETMLDTKACITYGSQCFREHNDLGFGLIGYEDALRVSSNTFFYQVGYGVGVDEIHKIARKLGFNSLSGIEISEQENIGLVASSEWAKEGRGWGQPGRTPWVPEDIASMSIGQFVVQVTPIQIARAYAAIANGGYLVTPYLVKKDDVNLSDKKLTKIDIDSNNIQLIKSGLRKVVESGTGVSINYGVSNLPPVSGKTGTAEDGEGGLDHAWFVCFTPSEKSELLVVAFAQNTPGGGSVHALPMAREILKVWNEKE from the coding sequence TTGATAAAAACAAGTCCTAATAAAAAACTTATTTCATTAAAAAGACAACCTTTAGTCTTACTTATTTTTTCTTCTATTTCATTTTTATTGATTCTATTTAGGTTAATTTTTTTACAACTTTTAAGTTATGAATCTTTTAAGGAGATGTCTGATGAGAATAGGATTAGACTTATTGCTTCACAGCCAATACGCGGAAGGATATTAGATAAAAATGGTTATGTTTTAGCAGATAGTAGAGTTAAATATTCTTTGATAATAAAGCCTCAATCTGTTATTAAAAGTAATTGGGAAAAACATAAATCAAGCCTTTCTAATTTGTTAAATATTGATAGTAATGAAATTCAAAAAATATATTCTGATGGTCTAAAAAATCAAAAACTTTCAGCAACTATTCTTGATGATTTAAATGTAGATCAATTAATAAAATTCAAGGAAAATCAGGATAATTTAATTAGTTTTGAAATAGCTTCAAAATTAATTAGAAATTATCCTTATAAATCCCTTGCTGCTCATGTAATTGGTTATACTCAGCCAATCACTGAATCAGAATATAAATTCTTATCTAAAAAGGGTTATAAATTAAATGACTTAATCGGTAGAACTGGAATTGAATATGTTTACGAAGATTTTATAAGAGGTGAATGGGGAGGAGAAATGGTTGAAGTAAATTCATTAGGAAAATTTCAAAGATCATTGGGTATTAGACCTCCAGTACAAGGTAATGATATTCAACTAACAATCGACCTTAATTTGCAATTAGTTGCTGAGGAAGTTCTTAAAGATAAAAAAGCTGGAGCCGTAATAGTAATGGATCCAAGAGATGGAGCAATAAGAGCAATGACAAGTAAACCTACATTTGATTTAAATTTTTTCTCAAAGGATTTTAAGCCTGAGAAAGAATATAATAAACTTTTTAATTCTCCAGAAAAACCTTTATTTAATAGAGCATTAAATGCCTACGATCCAGGAAGCGTTTGGAAAATTGTAACGGCTTTAGCTGGCTTGGAGAGTGGAAAATTCCCTAGAGAAACCATGTTAGATACGAAAGCATGTATAACTTATGGGAGCCAATGTTTTAGAGAGCATAATGATTTAGGCTTTGGTTTAATAGGTTATGAAGATGCTTTAAGAGTTTCAAGTAATACATTTTTTTATCAGGTAGGTTATGGAGTAGGAGTTGATGAAATTCATAAGATCGCACGAAAGCTTGGTTTTAATTCTTTATCCGGAATTGAAATTTCTGAACAAGAAAATATAGGATTAGTAGCTAGTAGTGAATGGGCTAAAGAAGGGAGAGGATGGGGGCAACCAGGAAGAACCCCTTGGGTTCCAGAAGATATTGCGAGTATGTCTATTGGACAATTTGTTGTACAAGTTACTCCTATTCAGATAGCGAGAGCATATGCTGCAATTGCAAATGGAGGTTATTTAGTTACTCCCTATTTAGTTAAAAAAGATGATGTAAATCTATCAGATAAAAAACTTACTAAAATCGATATTGATTCAAATAATATTCAGTTGATAAAAAGTGGTCTTAGGAAAGTAGTAGAGTCCGGCACAGGAGTATCAATTAATTATGGAGTTTCAAATTTGCCTCCAGTTTCAGGCAAAACTGGAACTGCTGAAGATGGTGAGGGTGGATTAGATCACGCTTGGTTTGTTTGCTTTACGCCCTCTGAAAAAAGCGAATTACTTGTAGTTGCTTTTGCTCAAAATACTCCTGGTGGAGGATCTGTTCATGCACTGCCTATGGCTAGAGAAATTTTGAAAGTTTGGAATGAAAAAGAATGA
- a CDS encoding NAD(P)H-dependent oxidoreductase, whose product MTETKDLIIITASCGKNLELSKKFLEKSNELKLSSEILDLTTLDIPLFNPRIHSKENIPNEIKDLKKKLFKIERWVICAPEYNGSIPPILSNFIAWLSISGDDFRNLFNGQPIAIATFSGGIGLELLTSLRIQLVHLGSQVLGRQLLSSYSKPIDTKTIEDIIQRLLQMKKLKT is encoded by the coding sequence ATGACTGAAACAAAAGATCTAATAATCATAACGGCTAGTTGTGGTAAAAATCTAGAACTTTCAAAAAAATTTCTTGAAAAAAGTAATGAACTTAAACTAAGTTCTGAAATTTTAGATCTTACAACTCTTGATATTCCATTATTTAATCCAAGAATTCACAGCAAAGAAAATATTCCGAATGAAATAAAAGATTTAAAGAAAAAGCTTTTCAAAATTGAAAGATGGGTGATTTGTGCGCCTGAATATAATGGGTCTATACCTCCCATTTTATCCAACTTCATAGCATGGCTTTCTATTTCGGGAGATGACTTTAGGAATTTATTTAATGGTCAACCGATCGCAATTGCAACATTTTCTGGTGGCATAGGGTTGGAACTGCTGACCTCATTACGCATTCAATTAGTGCATTTAGGAAGTCAAGTATTAGGGAGACAACTTTTGTCTTCATATAGTAAACCTATAGATACAAAAACTATTGAAGATATTATTCAAAGACTTTTACAAATGAAAAAATTAAAAACATAA
- a CDS encoding diflavin flavoprotein — translation MLASAQTSNSKLAQINNKLTVQSQNFADDSCAIRSLDWDRSRFDIEFGLRNGTTYNSFIIKGEKLAIIDTSHAKFEELWFEELLKEVNPQEVDYLITSHTEPDHSGLIGNLLQLNKNITVVGSKLALKFIEDQIHVPFKRLEVKSGEFLNLGTNPNSGLEHNIEFISAPNLHWPDTIFSYDHSTHVLYTCDAFGLHYCSDEFYDTDQKEIYDDFRFYYDCLMGPNARSVLQAIKRIDKLPELKTIAVGHGPLLHNQVNFWKGKYQEWSSNKSKGNDFVSVCYISDYGYCDRLSQAISHGISKADAQVQLIDLRSSDPQELTSLISESKAVVIPTWPVDSDNELKESLGTLFAALKSKQFTAVYDAFGGNDEPIDSLANKLRELGQKEAFSPLRVKNIPDPIVYQQFEEAGTDLGQLINKKKNIASMKSLDSNLDKALGRLSGGLYVVTASQGEGSTFRQSAMVASWVSQASFSPPGITVAVAKDRAIESYMQVGKGFVVNVLREDNYQKMFRHFLKRFAPGADRFADVDIISNIADGGPVLSDSLAFLDCKVSSRLETPDHWIIYGIVENGNVSDLSCKTAVHHRKVANHY, via the coding sequence ATGCTAGCCTCTGCCCAGACAAGTAATTCCAAATTGGCACAAATAAATAACAAGTTGACAGTTCAATCTCAAAACTTTGCTGATGATTCTTGTGCCATAAGATCACTGGATTGGGATCGCAGTAGATTTGATATTGAATTTGGCTTAAGAAATGGCACTACCTACAATAGTTTTATTATTAAAGGCGAAAAACTAGCAATAATTGATACTAGTCACGCAAAATTCGAAGAATTATGGTTTGAAGAATTACTTAAAGAGGTAAATCCACAAGAAGTGGATTATCTAATTACAAGCCATACAGAACCTGATCATTCTGGTTTAATAGGTAATCTTTTACAATTAAACAAAAATATCACAGTAGTAGGATCAAAATTAGCCCTTAAGTTTATTGAAGACCAAATACATGTTCCCTTTAAGCGACTAGAAGTTAAAAGTGGAGAGTTTTTAAATCTTGGAACTAATCCTAATAGTGGCTTAGAACATAATATTGAATTTATAAGCGCACCAAATTTACATTGGCCCGATACAATTTTTTCATATGACCACAGCACTCATGTTCTCTACACATGCGATGCATTTGGACTCCATTATTGTTCTGATGAATTTTATGACACTGATCAAAAAGAAATATATGATGATTTTCGTTTTTATTACGATTGCCTAATGGGTCCAAACGCTAGAAGCGTTCTCCAAGCAATTAAAAGAATAGATAAACTACCTGAATTAAAAACAATAGCTGTAGGTCATGGGCCTTTGCTTCATAATCAAGTTAATTTTTGGAAAGGGAAATATCAAGAATGGAGTAGCAATAAAAGCAAAGGTAATGATTTTGTATCAGTTTGCTATATCAGCGACTATGGTTATTGTGATCGACTAAGTCAAGCGATATCTCATGGAATAAGTAAAGCAGATGCACAGGTTCAATTAATTGATTTAAGATCTTCTGACCCCCAAGAATTAACAAGTTTAATTTCAGAGTCAAAAGCAGTAGTCATCCCCACATGGCCAGTAGATTCAGATAATGAATTAAAAGAATCTCTTGGTACTTTATTTGCAGCACTAAAATCAAAACAATTTACAGCTGTCTATGATGCATTTGGTGGAAATGATGAACCAATAGATTCCTTAGCAAATAAATTAAGAGAACTTGGTCAAAAAGAAGCTTTCTCTCCTTTAAGAGTAAAAAACATTCCAGATCCCATTGTTTATCAACAATTCGAAGAAGCTGGAACTGACTTAGGACAATTGATCAATAAAAAGAAAAATATTGCCTCTATGAAGAGCCTTGATTCAAATTTAGATAAAGCTTTAGGTAGGTTAAGTGGAGGATTATATGTAGTTACAGCAAGCCAGGGAGAAGGTTCGACATTTAGACAAAGTGCGATGGTAGCAAGTTGGGTTAGTCAAGCAAGTTTTTCTCCACCAGGCATTACAGTTGCAGTAGCAAAAGATAGAGCTATTGAATCATATATGCAAGTTGGCAAAGGTTTTGTTGTGAATGTCTTGAGAGAAGATAATTATCAAAAAATGTTCAGACATTTTTTAAAAAGATTTGCTCCTGGAGCTGATAGATTTGCAGATGTAGATATAATTAGCAACATCGCAGATGGAGGACCAGTCCTCTCAGATTCACTCGCTTTTTTAGATTGTAAAGTTAGTTCCAGACTGGAAACTCCAGACCATTGGATAATTTACGGAATTGTTGAAAATGGTAATGTCTCTGACTTATCATGCAAGACAGCAGTTCATCACAGAAAAGTTGCTAATCACTATTAG